The genomic DNA GTGCTACAACTAAAATAAACATTTTAAGCCAACCATTTAGAGATAGATTTGGTTTAATTAGTAATTTAGGAAAATATAAAGAAGAAGATATTATAAAAATTTTAAAGAATAATAAAGAAAAAATGAATGTGGAAATAGACGAAGAAAGTTTAAAATTATTATCTTCTTATTCAAGATATACCCCAAGAATTGCCAATCATTTATTAAAAAGAGCATTTGATTTCTCACTTAAAGATAATTCTAAAAAAATTACTAAAAAGACTGTTTTAGAGACTTTTAAACATTTAGAATTATATAAAGATGGATTAAACAAAGAGCATATTGATTATTTGAATTTATTAAATGAATCATTCAACGAAAAGTGAGTTTCTGTTGATGCAATATGTGGTATTTTAAATACTAATAAAGAAAGAATTATAAATGAAATAGAACCTCATTTACTTTATTTAAAATTAGTAGAAAAAAGTTCAAGAGGCAGGAGAATAACATCTAAAGGAATTGACTATTTGATAAATCTATTAGTAAATAATAGTAATTTTTGTCATTATTAATAAATTAATAATGTTATTTAATATTTTTCTTTAATATATAATTTAAATATTATGATAAATAAGATAGGCAATGCACTTAAAAACTTTTTTAAAAATATTTTTAAACCAACTAATTGAAAAAGATGAATTATTATTATTTTTTCATTAATAGCATCAGTGTTTTCAATTATTTTTGGTTTTATTTTTTTCATAAATAAAAACGTTAATAAAAACATAGATTACAATGGAGGTATAAAATATCAAATCGTTGCAAAAGACAACAAAGATGAAAGAGTAAAAGGCAA from Mycoplasmopsis maculosa includes the following:
- the ruvB gene encoding Holliday junction branch migration DNA helicase RuvB; translated protein: MKMQLLRPNNFEEFVGQEKIIYTLKTMINGAKFRNETLDHIIFSGPPGTGKTTLANIIANEVGSKVHYLQGSLLEKKLDILSVFANINDNDIIFIDEIHSINKSVEELIYNAMEDFKVDIILGVEGNSKVMRMNLSHFTLIGATTKINILSQPFRDRFGLISNLGKYKEEDIIKILKNNKEKMNVEIDEESLKLLSSYSRYTPRIANHLLKRAFDFSLKDNSKKITKKTVLETFKHLELYKDGLNKEHIDYLNLLNESFNEKWVSVDAICGILNTNKERIINEIEPHLLYLKLVEKSSRGRRITSKGIDYLINLLVNNSNFCHY